Within Paramormyrops kingsleyae isolate MSU_618 chromosome 24, PKINGS_0.4, whole genome shotgun sequence, the genomic segment TTATGGCAtccgggggatggggggtgaaGTGCCTTGcccaaggacccacagacatgccaaggccaggcttgaaccagcaaccttctgatcacaggcataggGGCTTGGCCCACTGAGTCTTTTCTGAATGGTGATGTGAGCCTTTGCCGAATGGTGATGCGAGCCAGATGCTGAATGGTGATATGAGTCTTTTCTGAATGGTGATGTGAGCCTTTGCCGAATGGTGATGTGAGCCTTTGCCGAATGGTGATGTGAGCCTTTTCTGAATGGTGATGTGAGCCTTTGCCGAATGGTGATGCGAGCCACATGCTGAATGGTGATGTGAGCCACATGCTGAATGGTGATTTGAGTCTTTTCTGAATGGTGATGTGAGCCTTTGCCGAATGGTGATGCGAGCCACATGCTGAATGGTGATGTGAGCCACATGCTGAATGGTGATTTGAGTCTTTTCTGAATGGTGATGTGAGCCTTTGCCGAATGGTGATGCGAGCCACATGCTGAATGGTGATGTGAGCCACATGCTGAATGGTGATTTGAGTCTTTTCTGAATGGTGATGTGAGCCTTTGCCGAATGGTGATGCGAGCCACATGCTGAATGGTGATGTGAGCCACATGCTGAATGGTGATTTGAGTCTTTTCTGAATGGTGATGTGAGCCTTTGCCGAATGGTGATGCGAGCCACATGCTGAATGGTGATATGAGTCTTTTCTGAATGGTGATGTGAGCCACATGCTGAATGGTGATGTGAGCCTTTTCTGAATGGTCCTCTTCAGCTCTTCAAAGACCCCAGAAGTGGAATGTAACAGTAAGGGGGTAGAACTTCAGAAGGACAAGAGAATATTAATGTGCTAGAACGTGGTGGATAGAGAAAGTGGCCGAAGACTGGAGCTGGATTAAATCTGGCCTGAGTGAAGCTCATTACTGCTCATTTTGTTAAACAGTCTTAGATATTTACAATATGGTGACTGCAACAATAACGCAGCCACTGTGCTGTCACACCTAATGGAGCATCATCCTCCAGATGTGCACTTTTTCATTCTTTCAATTGGCCAATGACAGCTGCTCAGCTGTAGCGTTCACAGAAGCAGTGTGAAACTCACGCAGAATCATAGGCGCGGATTAACGTAACGTCAGTCAACAAATGTGACTTCtgaatgttattattattaatgcacAATTCTAATAATTCCCACAACAAAACATTCAATGTTTCATTCAGTGCAATTAGTGATAATTCAAATCTTTGAAATATATtactaaaatattaatattcatCTAAATAAGAGGTGATGGGATTGTcagtgtacagtacagtacaatatGCAGTATGGTTGATGACAGTGTCCATTCCTGAGGGAAtagaaatccccccccccaagtagcACCTCATGTGGCATCGAGCATCCCTGCTACTCCCACGATACTCCTGGTGCATAGTTACAGCGTCCTACCCTGTATAACCAAGCCTGATGCTTTACTGTAACCTGTGACATTGGTTACCGGGACAACACAGGTCATGCAAGTATTTAACTGAGCATTTAAGGTGACATCAACAGAACCAATATTGACAGCATTATCCAGGCGATaatttcattcctataaaataCTGATTATATTCTGTGCTTTAGGCCCCAAATTATCAGTCCATATAAAGAGAAGGATGGAATAAAAAGGGAAAAGAATTAATTTGTTAAAGTGTATTTCAGCATTGTAATCATATCCAGTAAATCTTGTATTATAACTCATGCTACTAAACTGTACAGTACTAAAGACAACTTTCCTTAACAATATAGACTATAATGATTGGTCTAAATTTAGAATTTACTGTAAACTTTAGAACAGAAACTGTCATCTTGTTTTTGGGGAAATGAGTAATTTCTTAGGAATGATGTTGAAAAAGTTGCAATTCTCGCGAATGTATTTACAGTAGGACGGTGAAACACCACAAAGTGTGAAATAAGAGCGACCGCGAATCACTTTGCTGGAAAATGCAGCCAGGTCATTTCTTCTTATTTGCGATGTTACGGCAGATCCAGCTCATGCCATCCTGTTGTAGGGAAAAAAGgacataattttaaaataatgaactGACAAAGTTGCAAGTTCACAGTCGTGCATGAACCAAGATGATCAGTGAGCGGGAACTGACCAGAGAGATGAGCACTGCAGTGTCTCTTCTAAGTTATATAACTGCAATATAACAGCCCggcaatatattttaaaataaatgtccaGATATCATTAGAATTCcgcactgtcagaaaaaagggtaaaactttgtacctttgcttgtcactggggctgtaccctcaagggtctgcaaattgtacccttagctgtaggtaaaggtaccttttaaggtacagaaatgggcTCTGAGGAACATCTTAAGGTCTGAACAACATTAATGCACCCCCAAGGTGCAGACAACACATTCCATTTCAGTAAATgtactgtaccttaaaaggtacatttactcttaagggtacagccccagtgacaagcaaaggtacaaagtgctactctttttttctgacagtgcagatcttttattgttatttgattttttatttcGGTAATTCGATTATAATTCAGAAATGAGTCTTGCTCCAGCACCCACCTGAACGCCCTCCCCAGACAGTGCACAGCAGGCTTGGATCTGCCACTGCCGGTCCCGGTAGGTGTGCAGGTTGAGTCCCTCCGCGATCTCGCTGGCCGGCGAGGCGGTGGCGAGGTCCTGCTTGTTGGCGAAGACGAGCACGGGCACGCCCTTCAGGTCCTCCTCGGCGACGAGCTCCGACAGTTCCTGCAGATGTGGAGTTAGGCAAGGAAAAGTAGCATATTTACAGAAGCAGAGCTTGGGATTTGTCAATGGAATTTCTGTCTCAGTTCTAAGCAGCTCGGTGAATATTCATGGTGCTTTATTATCATTCAAATGTAACCAATGGtatgttttgaagaaaaagCACATGCAAAGATACGCCAATGTTATTGGTCCTTTTTCAGAGAATcgtatttcaaaataaaagtcctaTAATCTACTTCACTGAATGTCGGGCACCTTTGTTGCAGTAGGATGCGGTGGTTtaccagagaaaaaaaatgcatcaaaacattaaaatattgttttcatTTCGACATGTTACAAACAAACGTGCAATTACCAGACCGGTCTCCTCAAAACGCTTCTTGTCTGCACTGTCTATCACAtagatctggaaaaaaaaagtgtgagcCTGCTGTTAACTGTGGTTTATTAGCGCTTCAAACATGTTTTTTGACCATGTACCTTTTTTAGTTAAAGAACGCAGCAGTTTCATTTCGGTCAGAAATACCTGTGAAATACTTACAGTATATCGCAGTAAACACTTCAGTGAACAGCCCCATCTGATCTGTCGCTTGAGCTGTCATTAACAAACAGTCAATAAGTCAGTGTTGTCAGAATTCACCACCTACCAGCAAATCTGTGCTCTCTAAATATTTTTTCCAGAAAGGGCGAATCTTCCGTTGGCCCCCAATGTCCCACACGTTGAGTTTCATGCCGCTGGCAGCCACGCTTTTAACGTTGAAGCCCTGGAAGTTCGCGAAACACAACAGTCTGAGTGAACCGGCACCCGGATGCAAACACTTAATTTAGCAGGCCTGCCTGTCATCATTCATAAACCGTTGCTTAGTCACCAGGCCTAATAATTAGTGTGTGATTCAGTGTTTTAAAGCCTTTTCTATTTCGAGGGAACTTGTAAGCGACCCACCGCTTCTCTTCCTCTATTCTTAAGTAATCTAATCACAAGCCTCATAATTATACGCCTCTCTCCATAAATT encodes:
- the arl3l1 gene encoding ADP ribosylation factor like GTPase 3, like 1, which gives rise to MGEVQKGLFSVVERLKGATERELRIVLLGLDNAGKTTLLKKLASEDVRTITPTQGFNVKSVAASGMKLNVWDIGGQRKIRPFWKKYLESTDLLIYVIDSADKKRFEETGLELSELVAEEDLKGVPVLVFANKQDLATASPASEIAEGLNLHTYRDRQWQIQACCALSGEGVQDGMSWICRNIANKKK